One Oryza sativa Japonica Group chromosome 8, ASM3414082v1 DNA window includes the following coding sequences:
- the LOC4346339 gene encoding AT-hook motif nuclear-localized protein 20 — MASKEPSGDHDHEMNGTSAGGGEPKDGAVVTGRNRRPRGRPPGSKNKPKPPIFVTRDSPNALRSHVMEVAGGADVAESIAHFARRRQRGVCVLSGAGTVTDVALRQPAAPSAVVALRGRFEILSLTGTFLPGPAPPGSTGLTVYLAGGQGQVVGGSVVGTLTAAGPVMVIASTFANATYERLPLDQEEEEAAAGGMMAPPPLMAGAADPLLFGGGMHDAGLAAWHHARPPPPPPY, encoded by the coding sequence ATGGCGTCCAAGGAGCCAAGCGGCGACCACGACCACGAGATGAACGGGACCAGCGCCGGGGGCGGCGAGCCCAAGGACGGCGCGGTGGTGACCGGCCGCAACCGGCGCCCCCGCGGACGGCCGCCGGGCTCCAAGAACAAGCCCAAGCCGCCCATCTTCGTGACGCGGGACAGCCCGAACGCGCTGCGCAGCCACGTcatggaggtggccggcggcgccgatgtCGCCGAGTCCATCGCGCActtcgcgcggcggcggcagcgcggcgtcTGCGTGCTCAGCGGGGCCGGCACCGTGACCGACGTGGCCCTGCGCCAgccggccgcgccgagcgccgtgGTGGCGCTCCGTGGGCGGTTCGAGATCCTGTCCCTGACGGGGACGTTCCTGCcggggccggcgccgccgggctCCACCGGGCTGACCGTGTACCTCGCCGGCGGGCAGGGGCAGGTGGTGGGCGGCAGCGTGGTGGGGACGCTCACCGCGGCGGGGCCGGTCATGGTGATCGCCTCCACCTTCGCCAACGCCACCTACGAGAGGCTGCCGCTGgatcaggaggaggaggaagcagcgGCAGGCGGcatgatggcgccgccgccactcatggccggcgccgccgatccACTACTTTTCGGCGGGGGAATGCACGACGCCGGGCTTGCTGCATGGCACCAtgcccgccctccgccgccgccgccctactAG
- the LOC4346340 gene encoding bet1-like SNARE 1-1 isoform X1, which produces MNSRRDFRSHRAALFDGIEEGAIRSSAYSSQIHEHENDQAMDSLHDRVSVLKRLTGDIHEEVENHNRMLDRMGNDMDASRGFLSGTVDKFKMVFETKASRRMATMVASFISVFFLIYYLTK; this is translated from the exons ATGAACTCTAGGAG GGACTTCCGCAGCCACAGAGCTGCTTTATTTGATGGTATTGAGGAGGGTGCGATCAGAAGTTCAGCTTACTCTTCTCAAATTCATGAGCATGAGAATGACCAAGCTATGGACAGTCTGCATGACAGGGTCAGCGTTCTCAAAAGA TTGACAGGAGATATACATGAAGAAGTGGAGAATCATAACCGAATGCTGGACAGAATG GGTAATGATATGGATGCTTCCAGAGGATTTCTATCTGGAACGGTGGACAAGTTTAAGATG GTTTTTGAGACCAAAGCAAGTCGCAGAATGGCTACCATGGTGGCTTCTTTCATTTCTGTCTTCTTCCTTATATACTACCTAACCAAGTAG
- the LOC4346337 gene encoding puromycin-sensitive aminopeptidase isoform 2 (isoform 2 is encoded by transcript variant 3) yields MDLPKEIFLKEYKKPDYLFDSVNLEFQLGEDKTIVTSKIAVSPGTEGTSSPLTLHGRDLKLLSIKVNGKDLKSEDYMVDSRHLTVSRPPGGTFNLEIVTEIYPQLNTSLEGLYKSTGNFCTQCEAEGFRKITYFQDRPDVMATYTCRIEADKTLYPVLLSNGNLIEQGDLEGGKHYALWEDPFKKPSYLFALVAGQLDCREDSFTTCSGRKVTLRIWTPGQDLAKTAHAMYSLKAAMKWDEEVFGLEYDLDLFNIVVVPDFNMGAMENKSLNIFQSRLVLASPETATDGDYAAILGVVGHEYFHNWTGNRVTCRDWFQLTLKEGLTVFRDQEFSSDLGCRTVKRIADVSKLRTYQFPQDAGPMAHPIRPHSYIKMDNFYTVTVYEKGAEVVRMYKTMFGASGFRKGMDLYFQRHDGQAVTCEDFYAAMCDANNTQLPNFLQWYSQAGTPTVKVSSSYDASSQTFSLKFSQEVPPTPGQPVKEPMFIPIAVGLVDSTGKDMPLTSIYSDGMLQSLTSDGQPVFTTVLQFNKKEEEFIFNNIPEKPVPSLLRGYSAPVRLDSDLTESDLFFLLANDSDEFNRWEAGQVLSRKLMLSLVADFQQQKTLALNPKFVDGLRSILRNTSLDKEFIAKAITLPGQGEIMDMMPVADPDAVHAVRTFIKKELALQLKDDLLSTVTNNRSSEAYTFNHDSMARRALKNTCLAYLASLNEPDTTELAFVEYKSATNMTEQFAALAALSQNPGQVRDDTLLDFYNKWQHDYLVVSKWFALQATSDIPGNVANVQKLLGHPAFDMRNPNKVYSLIGGFCGSPVNFHAKDGSGYKFLGEVVLQLDKINPQVASRMVSAFSRWRRYDESRQALAKAQLEMIVSANGLSENVYEIASKSLAA; encoded by the exons ATGGATCTTCCAAAGGAGATATTCCTGAAAGAATACAAAAAGCCTGATTACTTATTTGACTCG GTCAATTTGGAATTTCAACTTGGCGAAGACAAAACAATAGTTACATCTAAAATAGCTGTATCTCCAGGAACTGAAG GTACCTCCTCTCCACTTACTCTTCATGGGCGTGATCTGAAGCTGCTATCAATCAAAGTCAATGGCAAGGACCTTAAG AGTGAAGATTATATGGTTGATTCACGCCATTTGACTGTTTCAAGACCACCTGGTGGTACATTCAACTTGGAAATTGTTACAGAAATATATCCTCAGCTAAATACATCATTGGAG GGACTTTACAAGTCAACTGGCAATTTTTGCACCCAGTGTGAAGCAGAAGGGTTCCGGAAGATTACATACTTTCAG GATCGTCCAGATGTTATGGCAACATATACTTGCCGTATCGAAGCTGATAAGACGTTGTATCCAGTACTGTTGTCCAATGGGAATCTTATAGAGCAGGGGGATCTTGAG GGTGGCAAGCATTATGCATTGTGGGAAGACCCCTTCAAGAAACCAAGCTACTTATTTGCTTTAGTTGCTGGTCAGTTGGATTGCAGGGAGGACTCATTTACTACATGTTCTGGCCGAAAAGTAACACTTAGAATTTGGACTCCTGGTCAAGATTTAGCAAAGACAGCGCATGCTATGTATTCTCTTAAAGCAGCTATGAAGTGGGATGAGGAG GTTTTTGGCCTTGAATATGATCTTGATTTGTTCAATATTGTTGTTGTTCCAGATTTCAATAT GGGAGCAATGGAGAACAAGAGCTTAAAC ATATTTCAATCTAGACTTGTGCTGGCATCACCAGAGACAGCTACTGATGGGGATTATGCTGCAATTTTAGGTGTCGTTGGACATGAG TATTTCCACAACTGGACTGGTAATAG AGTGACTTGTCGTGATTGGTTCCAGCTCACTCTGAAAGAAGGATTGACTGTATTCCGGGATCAG GAATTCTCATCAGATCTTGGTTGTCGCACAGTAAAACGTATAGCCGATGTTTCTAAACTCAGGACCTATCAATTTCCACAG GATGCTGGCCCTATGGCGCATCCTATTCGTCCGCATTCGTATATCAAG ATGGACAATTTTTATACCG TAACG GTTTATGAAAAG GGTGCTGAAGTTGTTAGAATGTACAAGACCATGTTTGGAGCTTCAGGGTTTCGAAAG GGCATGGATCTTTACTTCCAAAGGCACGACGGGCAAGCTGTGACTTGTGAAGACTTTTATGCTGCAATGTGTGATGCAAATAACACCCAGCTGCCAAACTTTTTACAATG GTACTCTCAGGCAGGTACTCCAACTGTTAAAGTGAGCTCTTCATACGATGCAAGTTCTCAGACATTTTCTCTGAAATTTAG TCAAGAAGTGCCACCTACCCCTGGCCAACCAGTTAAAGAGCCGATGTTCATTCCTATTGCTGTCGGACTTGTTGATTCTACCGGAAAGGATATGCCCCTAACTTCCATTTACAGTGATGGGATGCTCCAATCACTCACTAGTGATGGCCAGCCAGTCTTCACTACTGTTCTTCAATTTAATAAG AAGGAGGAAGAATTCATATTTAACAACATACCTGAGAAACCAGTGCCTTCCTTGTTGAGGGGATACAGTGCTCCTGTTCGTCTTGATTCTGATCTGACTGAGAGTGACTTGTTTTTCCTACTTGCCAATGATTCGGATGAATTTAACAG GTGGGAAGCTGGTCAGGTGCTGTCACGTAAACTGATGCTCAGTCTTGTAGCTGACTTCCAGCAACAGAAAACACTGGCCCTGAACCCTAAATTTGTTGATGGACTTAGATCAATCCTGCGGAACACAAGCTTGgataaa GAATTCATTGCGAAAGCGATAACTTTGCCGGGTCAAGGGGAGATTATGGATATGATGCCAGTTGCAGATCCTGATGCAGTTCATGCTGTCCGTACCTTTATTAAGAAGGAGCTTGCCCTTCAACTCAAAGATGACCTTCTTTCAACA GTGACAAATAACAGAAGTTCTGAAGCTTATACATTTAACCATGATAGCATGGCCCGCCGTGCATTGAAAAACACATGCCTTG CTTATCTTGCATCTCTGAATGAACCGGACACCACTGAACTTGCATTTGTTGAATACAAGTCTGCTACTAACATGACGGAGCAGTTTGCTGCACTAGCAGCATTGTCTCAAAATCCAGGCCAAGTTCGTGATGACACCCTTCTGGACTTCTATAACAAATGGCAGCATGATTATTTG GTTGTAAGCAAGTGGTTTGCTCTTCAAGCTACATCAGACATCCCTGGAAATGTTGCTAACGTTCAAAAGTTACTTGGTCACCCTGCTTTTGACATGAGGAATCCGAACAAG GTGTATTCGCTAATTGGAGGATTTTGTGGGTCCCCTGTGAATTTCCATGCAAAAGATGGCTCTGGTTACAAGTTCTTGGGTGAAGTTGTTTTACAGCTAGACAAGATAAATCCTCAG GTGGCCTCCCGCATGGTGTCAGCTTTCTCTCGGTGGAGGCGATATGATGAGAGCAGACAAGCTCTTGCTAAG GCTCAGCTGGAGATGATCGTGTCAGCCAATGGGCTATCAGAGAATGTGTACGAGATAGCTTCAAAGAGCCTGGCAGCTTGA
- the LOC4346340 gene encoding bet1-like SNARE 1-1 isoform X2, which yields MQDFRSHRAALFDGIEEGAIRSSAYSSQIHEHENDQAMDSLHDRVSVLKRLTGDIHEEVENHNRMLDRMGNDMDASRGFLSGTVDKFKMVFETKASRRMATMVASFISVFFLIYYLTK from the exons ATGCA GGACTTCCGCAGCCACAGAGCTGCTTTATTTGATGGTATTGAGGAGGGTGCGATCAGAAGTTCAGCTTACTCTTCTCAAATTCATGAGCATGAGAATGACCAAGCTATGGACAGTCTGCATGACAGGGTCAGCGTTCTCAAAAGA TTGACAGGAGATATACATGAAGAAGTGGAGAATCATAACCGAATGCTGGACAGAATG GGTAATGATATGGATGCTTCCAGAGGATTTCTATCTGGAACGGTGGACAAGTTTAAGATG GTTTTTGAGACCAAAGCAAGTCGCAGAATGGCTACCATGGTGGCTTCTTTCATTTCTGTCTTCTTCCTTATATACTACCTAACCAAGTAG
- the LOC4346338 gene encoding protein DETOXIFICATION 34 — MGSVSPPAPEEDAAAVESAGAAARMFWHETKRLWAIGTPIAIGTITNYAISSVTTMFIGHLGNLPLAAASVGLSVFATFALGFLLGMGSALETLCGQAFGAGQVSMLGVYLQRSWIILLGATVLMVPVYVLAEPLLLLVGQDPEVARAAGRFTLYILPGAFAFAVNFPSGKFLQAQSKVGVLAWIGVAGLAFHVGITYLAVSVLGWGLPGAAAAYDVSQWASSLAQVAYIMGWCREGWRGWSMAAFHDLAAFLRLSIESAVMLCLEIWYLGLITVLTGDLDDAQMAVDSLGICMNINGYEGMIFIGLNAAISVRVSNELGSGRPRAAMHAVVVVVAESLLIGLLCMALVLAFSDKLALVYTSDAHLLRAVSRIAGLLGVTMVLNSVQPVLSGVAVGGGWQGLVAYINLACYYLFGLPVGYLLGYYFNLGVGGVWGGMLCGVALQTLILLFVVWRTDWKAEAAQASARVHKWGGTDETKPLLQGDHSDRD; from the exons ATGGGCTCCGTGTCACCACCAGCGCcggaggaggacgcggccgccgtggagtcggccggggcggcggcgcgcatgtTCTGGCATGAGACAAAGCGGCTGTGGGCCATCGGCACCCCCATCGCCATCGGCACCATCACCAACTACGCCATCAGCTCCGTGACCACCATGTTCATCGGCCACCTCGGAAacctccccctcgccgccgcctccgtgggCCTCTCCGTGTTCGCCACCTTCGCCCTCGGCTTCCTCCTGGGCATGGGCAGCGCCCTGGAGACGCTGTGCGGGCAGGCGTTCGGAGCCGGGCAGGTGTCCATGCTGGGCGTCTACCTCCAGCGATCCTGGATCATCCTTCTCGGCGCCACGGTCCTGATGGTCCCCGTGTACGTGCTGGCCGAGCCGCTGCTCCTGCTGGTGGGGCAGGACCCGGaggtggcgcgcgcggcggggcggtTCACGCTCTACATCCTCCCGggcgccttcgccttcgccgtgAACTTCCCGTCGGGCAAGTTCCTCCAGGCGCAGAGCAAGGTGGGGGTGCTGGCATGGATCGGCGTGGCGGGGCTGGCGTTCCACGTGGGCATCACCTACCTCGCGGTGTCGGTGCTGGGGTGGGGGCtcccgggcgcggcggcggcgtacgacGTGTCGCAGTGGGCGTCGTCGCTGGCGCAGGTGGCCTACATAATGGGGTGGTGCAGGGAGGGGTGGCGCGGGTGGTCCATGGCGGCGTTCCACGACCtggccgccttcctccgcctgTCCATCGAGTCGGCGGTGATGCTGTGCCTCGAGATATGGTACCTGGGCCTCATCACCGTCCTCACGGGGGACCTGGACGACGCCCAGATGGCGGTCGACTCGCTGGGGATCTGCATGAACATCAACGGCTACGAGGGCATGATCTTCATCGGCCTCAACGCGGCCATCAGCGTCCGGGTGTCCAACGAGCTGGGCTCCGGGAGGCCCAGGGCGGCCATGcacgccgtggtggtggtggtggcggagtcGCTGCTCATCGGCCTCCTCTGCATGGCGCTCGTGCTCGCCTTCAGCGACAAGCTGGCGCTCGTCTACACCAGCGACGCCCACCTGCTCCGCGCCGTCTCCAGGATCGCTGGCCTGCTCGGGGTCACCATGGTGCTCAACAGCGTGCAGCCGGTGCTGTCCGGTgtggccgtcggcggcggatggcaGGGCCTCGTCGCCTACATCAACCTCGCCTGCTACTACCTCTTTGGCCTCCCCGTCGGCTACCTTCTCGGTTACTACTTCAACCTCGGAGTCGGG GGGGTTTGGGGTGGCATGCTCTGTGGAGTTGCACTTCAAACACTCATTCTACTCTTTGTAGTCTGGAGAACAGACTGGAAGGCAGAG GCTGCGCAAGCTTCAGCTCGTGTGCACAAGTGGGGAGGCACAGATGAAACCAAACCTCTCTTACAAGGAGATCATTCAGACAGAGATTAG
- the LOC4346336 gene encoding pro-resilin: MGSRYEVEVTVSSARDLKNVNWRNGDLKPYAVLWVDDGAKCSTRVDLDNADNPNWDDKLTLPLPPSSRLDDALLYLDVVHANAAEGVKPLVGSARLPLRDVLDDAGVGARVSRSLRLKRPSGRPQGRLDLRLAVRESARYYDPSPYPAPYGQPAGTRDPYGAPPPAYSSGSGGQYPYGGGYGSGGYAAPPAGYPSAYGAPPQPAYGGAPPVAAYGAAGGAPVVVEETKKKSKMGMGTGLAVGAAAGVLGGLALAGGASYLEDKFEEGVAEKVEDDLDRDDDYAAGGYDDDY; encoded by the coding sequence ATGGGGTCGCGGTACGAGGTGGAGGTGACGGTGTCGTCGGCGCGGGACCTCAAGAACGTCAACTGGCGCAACGGCGACCTCAAGCCCTACGCCGTGCTCtgggtcgacgacggcgccaAGTGCTCCACCCGCGTCGACCTCGACAACGCCGACAACCCCAACTGGGACGACAAGCtcaccctccctctccccccctcctcccgccTCGACGACGCCCTCCTCTACCTCGACGTCGTCCACGCCAACGCCGCCGAGGGCGTCAAGCCGCTCGTCGGCTCCGCCCGCCTCCCGCTCCGCGACGTCCTCGACGACGCCGGCGTAGGCGCCCGCGTCTCCCGCTCCCTCCGCCTCAAGcgcccctccggccgcccccaGGGACGCCTCgacctccgcctcgccgtccgCGAGTCCGCGCGCTACTACGACCCCTCGCCCTACCCGGCTCCCTACGGCCAACCCGCCGGAACACGCGACCCCTATGGCGCCCCGCCTCCGGCCTACAGCTCCGGCTCAGGCGGGCAGTACCCGTACGGTGGTGGCTACGGCTCAGGCGGGtacgcggcgccgccggcagggTACCCGAGCGCCTACGGGGCGCCGCCACAGCCAGCGTACGGCGGCGCGCCTCCTGTGGCGGCGTACGGTGCAGCAGGTGGGGCGCCGGTGGTTGTGGAGGagacgaagaagaagagcaaGATGGGGATGGGGACAGGGCTggcggtgggcgcggcggcgggcgtgctGGGAGGGCTGGCGCTGGCCGGCGGCGCGAGCTACCTGGAGGACAAGTTCGAGGAGGGCGTGGCGGAGAAGGTGGAGGACGATCTCGACAGAGACGACGACTACGCCGCCGGCGGCTACGACGACGACTATTAA
- the LOC4346337 gene encoding puromycin-sensitive aminopeptidase isoform 1 (isoform 1 is encoded by transcript variant 1) produces the protein MARRLISPCQGSGLLNAGFLGVFSSHHYHRLPLSSSHRSSQLKNCYLPNLRKEVSHWTRPATPSLSLYSARLASKRTTCSVATEPPPSTTEEPEMDLPKEIFLKEYKKPDYLFDSVNLEFQLGEDKTIVTSKIAVSPGTEGTSSPLTLHGRDLKLLSIKVNGKDLKSEDYMVDSRHLTVSRPPGGTFNLEIVTEIYPQLNTSLEGLYKSTGNFCTQCEAEGFRKITYFQDRPDVMATYTCRIEADKTLYPVLLSNGNLIEQGDLEGGKHYALWEDPFKKPSYLFALVAGQLDCREDSFTTCSGRKVTLRIWTPGQDLAKTAHAMYSLKAAMKWDEEVFGLEYDLDLFNIVVVPDFNMGAMENKSLNIFQSRLVLASPETATDGDYAAILGVVGHEYFHNWTGNRVTCRDWFQLTLKEGLTVFRDQEFSSDLGCRTVKRIADVSKLRTYQFPQDAGPMAHPIRPHSYIKMDNFYTVTVYEKGAEVVRMYKTMFGASGFRKGMDLYFQRHDGQAVTCEDFYAAMCDANNTQLPNFLQWYSQAGTPTVKVSSSYDASSQTFSLKFSQEVPPTPGQPVKEPMFIPIAVGLVDSTGKDMPLTSIYSDGMLQSLTSDGQPVFTTVLQFNKKEEEFIFNNIPEKPVPSLLRGYSAPVRLDSDLTESDLFFLLANDSDEFNRWEAGQVLSRKLMLSLVADFQQQKTLALNPKFVDGLRSILRNTSLDKEFIAKAITLPGQGEIMDMMPVADPDAVHAVRTFIKKELALQLKDDLLSTVTNNRSSEAYTFNHDSMARRALKNTCLAYLASLNEPDTTELAFVEYKSATNMTEQFAALAALSQNPGQVRDDTLLDFYNKWQHDYLVVSKWFALQATSDIPGNVANVQKLLGHPAFDMRNPNKVYSLIGGFCGSPVNFHAKDGSGYKFLGEVVLQLDKINPQVASRMVSAFSRWRRYDESRQALAKAQLEMIVSANGLSENVYEIASKSLAA, from the exons ATGGCTCGCCGTTTGATTAGCCCCTGCCAAGGCTCTGGTTTGCTTAACGCCGGATTTCTCGGCGTCTTCTCCTCCCACCAT TATCATCGCCTGCCATTGTCATCATCGCATAGGAGTTCCCAACTGAAGAATTGCTACCTTCCTAATTTAAGGAAGGAG GTCTCGCATTGGACAAGACCAGCCACGCCTTCCTTGTCGCTATAT AGTGCAAGGCTTGCCAGCAAGAGGACAACTTGTTCCGTtgcaaccgagccgccgccttccacAACCGAAGAACCAGAGATGGATCTTCCAAAGGAGATATTCCTGAAAGAATACAAAAAGCCTGATTACTTATTTGACTCG GTCAATTTGGAATTTCAACTTGGCGAAGACAAAACAATAGTTACATCTAAAATAGCTGTATCTCCAGGAACTGAAG GTACCTCCTCTCCACTTACTCTTCATGGGCGTGATCTGAAGCTGCTATCAATCAAAGTCAATGGCAAGGACCTTAAG AGTGAAGATTATATGGTTGATTCACGCCATTTGACTGTTTCAAGACCACCTGGTGGTACATTCAACTTGGAAATTGTTACAGAAATATATCCTCAGCTAAATACATCATTGGAG GGACTTTACAAGTCAACTGGCAATTTTTGCACCCAGTGTGAAGCAGAAGGGTTCCGGAAGATTACATACTTTCAG GATCGTCCAGATGTTATGGCAACATATACTTGCCGTATCGAAGCTGATAAGACGTTGTATCCAGTACTGTTGTCCAATGGGAATCTTATAGAGCAGGGGGATCTTGAG GGTGGCAAGCATTATGCATTGTGGGAAGACCCCTTCAAGAAACCAAGCTACTTATTTGCTTTAGTTGCTGGTCAGTTGGATTGCAGGGAGGACTCATTTACTACATGTTCTGGCCGAAAAGTAACACTTAGAATTTGGACTCCTGGTCAAGATTTAGCAAAGACAGCGCATGCTATGTATTCTCTTAAAGCAGCTATGAAGTGGGATGAGGAG GTTTTTGGCCTTGAATATGATCTTGATTTGTTCAATATTGTTGTTGTTCCAGATTTCAATAT GGGAGCAATGGAGAACAAGAGCTTAAAC ATATTTCAATCTAGACTTGTGCTGGCATCACCAGAGACAGCTACTGATGGGGATTATGCTGCAATTTTAGGTGTCGTTGGACATGAG TATTTCCACAACTGGACTGGTAATAG AGTGACTTGTCGTGATTGGTTCCAGCTCACTCTGAAAGAAGGATTGACTGTATTCCGGGATCAG GAATTCTCATCAGATCTTGGTTGTCGCACAGTAAAACGTATAGCCGATGTTTCTAAACTCAGGACCTATCAATTTCCACAG GATGCTGGCCCTATGGCGCATCCTATTCGTCCGCATTCGTATATCAAG ATGGACAATTTTTATACCG TAACG GTTTATGAAAAG GGTGCTGAAGTTGTTAGAATGTACAAGACCATGTTTGGAGCTTCAGGGTTTCGAAAG GGCATGGATCTTTACTTCCAAAGGCACGACGGGCAAGCTGTGACTTGTGAAGACTTTTATGCTGCAATGTGTGATGCAAATAACACCCAGCTGCCAAACTTTTTACAATG GTACTCTCAGGCAGGTACTCCAACTGTTAAAGTGAGCTCTTCATACGATGCAAGTTCTCAGACATTTTCTCTGAAATTTAG TCAAGAAGTGCCACCTACCCCTGGCCAACCAGTTAAAGAGCCGATGTTCATTCCTATTGCTGTCGGACTTGTTGATTCTACCGGAAAGGATATGCCCCTAACTTCCATTTACAGTGATGGGATGCTCCAATCACTCACTAGTGATGGCCAGCCAGTCTTCACTACTGTTCTTCAATTTAATAAG AAGGAGGAAGAATTCATATTTAACAACATACCTGAGAAACCAGTGCCTTCCTTGTTGAGGGGATACAGTGCTCCTGTTCGTCTTGATTCTGATCTGACTGAGAGTGACTTGTTTTTCCTACTTGCCAATGATTCGGATGAATTTAACAG GTGGGAAGCTGGTCAGGTGCTGTCACGTAAACTGATGCTCAGTCTTGTAGCTGACTTCCAGCAACAGAAAACACTGGCCCTGAACCCTAAATTTGTTGATGGACTTAGATCAATCCTGCGGAACACAAGCTTGgataaa GAATTCATTGCGAAAGCGATAACTTTGCCGGGTCAAGGGGAGATTATGGATATGATGCCAGTTGCAGATCCTGATGCAGTTCATGCTGTCCGTACCTTTATTAAGAAGGAGCTTGCCCTTCAACTCAAAGATGACCTTCTTTCAACA GTGACAAATAACAGAAGTTCTGAAGCTTATACATTTAACCATGATAGCATGGCCCGCCGTGCATTGAAAAACACATGCCTTG CTTATCTTGCATCTCTGAATGAACCGGACACCACTGAACTTGCATTTGTTGAATACAAGTCTGCTACTAACATGACGGAGCAGTTTGCTGCACTAGCAGCATTGTCTCAAAATCCAGGCCAAGTTCGTGATGACACCCTTCTGGACTTCTATAACAAATGGCAGCATGATTATTTG GTTGTAAGCAAGTGGTTTGCTCTTCAAGCTACATCAGACATCCCTGGAAATGTTGCTAACGTTCAAAAGTTACTTGGTCACCCTGCTTTTGACATGAGGAATCCGAACAAG GTGTATTCGCTAATTGGAGGATTTTGTGGGTCCCCTGTGAATTTCCATGCAAAAGATGGCTCTGGTTACAAGTTCTTGGGTGAAGTTGTTTTACAGCTAGACAAGATAAATCCTCAG GTGGCCTCCCGCATGGTGTCAGCTTTCTCTCGGTGGAGGCGATATGATGAGAGCAGACAAGCTCTTGCTAAG GCTCAGCTGGAGATGATCGTGTCAGCCAATGGGCTATCAGAGAATGTGTACGAGATAGCTTCAAAGAGCCTGGCAGCTTGA